Within Streptomyces sp. NBC_00704, the genomic segment GAAGGACGGCGAACGCTGGGTGCTGCTCGGCGACATGGCCACCGTCGACGAGGACGGCGTGGTCGTCGTCCTCGGGCGCGGCTCGCAGTGCATCAACACCGGGGGCGAGAAGGTGTACCCCGAGGAGGTCGAGCAGGCGCTCAAGGCGCATCCGGACGTGTACGACGCCCTGGTGGCGGGGGTGCCGGACCCGACGTGGGGCAACCACGTCGCGGCGGTGGTGCAGGTCCGCCACGGGGCCCCGCCGCCGTCCCTGGAGGACATCCAGAGCCACTGCCGCACCCGGCTCGCCGGCTACAAGATCCCGCGTCAGCTCGTGCTCGCCGAGGCCATCCGCCGCTCCCCCAGCGGCAAGGCGGACTACCGGTGGGCGCGCGAGGTCGCCGTCGCGCAGGGGCAGGGCGGCTGACCGGGCCGCACCGGCCCGCGCCCGCCCGGGGACCCCGCCCTCAGCCCGACCGCGCCGCACCCCTGCGCCCGGCCGTCTCCAGGAAGTCGCCGACCCGCGCGGCGAACCGGCCCGGATCGTCCAGCCACGGATAGTGGCCGGCGCCGGCCTGGACGGCGAACCCGGCGTTCGGGAAGGCGTCGGCCACCAGCCGGGCGCGGCCGGGACGGGGCCCGCCGTCCAGCTCGCCCGCCAGGACCAGCACCGGGGCGCTCACCTCGGCCAGCGCGGTCCGCAGGGCCGGCGGGTCGAAGGCGGCCGGGTCGAGGAAGCGGTCCTCGCCCTCGGCGCAGGTCTGCTCGTCCACGGCGGCCTCGTGGGCGCGGGCCGCGTCGTCCCACCTGCCGTGGAAGAAGGCTGCCACCACCGCCCAGTCGGGCTCGGCCCCGCCCCCGAGCCAGGCCTCGAACGCGGGGAACGCCTCGTCGAACCAGGGCTCGCCGCGCCGCAGCCGCGCGGCCGCCAGCCGCTCCTCCGCCGTGGCGGGCCGGCCGAGCGCCCACGGATTGACGGTGACCAGCACGAGAGCGGACACCCGGTGCGGATGCCGCGCCGCGTAGAGCATCGCGAGGCTGCCGCCCGCCGAATGGGCCAGCACGTCGATCCGCTCCCGCCCCAGGTGCACCCGCAGCGCCTCGACGTCGTCCACCTGCCGGTCGCAGCGGTAGGTCGCCGGATCCGCGGGGCGCGCGGAGCCGCCCGTGCCGCGCAGGTCGAGCAGGACGAGACGCCGCCGGCCGGCGAGGCCGCCGAGGTCGCCCAGATAGGCGGAGGCACGCAGGGGGCCGCCGGGCAGGACGACGAGCGGCTCGCCCTCGCCCGACTCCCGGTAGCTGAGCCGGGTGCCGTCCGGCGCGGTGAAGATCGGCATGCCCCGATTCTCGGCAGGGCCGGCGGCCGCGCGCAACGGGGTTCTCCGTGCTCCCCGTGCGCCGAGGGCTCCCCGCCTCCCGGCGCTCCCTGTGTTGTCGGCGCTCCGGTGTCCCGGTGTCCCCGGTGTTCCAGGTGCTCGTGCGGGGAAAGTCGCCGCCCGGCCCTTGCCTGATGTGCCCGGGCCTGGATTACTGATCACGAGAGGGTCGACCGAATGATCGGTCGCCCGGATGGAGACAGTTCGGTGTCGGGACGTCCGGCGCCGGGACCGTCCGGCGTCGGCGAGCGTCCCGCGCCGGGCGTCCCGCGGCGCGCGGACAGGTCGGTGAGGGAGACGTCCCATGACGGATGTGCGGAACCTGCTGGACGAGGGCGAGCGCCTCGACGAGAGCGCGCTGCGCGCCCTTCAGCTGGAGCGGCTGCGGACCTCGCTGCGCCTCGCCTACTCCCGGGTGCCCTTCTACCGCGAGGCCTTCGACAAGGCCGGCGTCCACCCGGACGACTGCCGCGACCTCGCCGACCTGGCCCGCTTCCCCTTCACCACCAAGGCCGACCTGCGCGCGCACTACCCGTACGGCATGTTCGCCGTCCCCCGGGACCGGATCCGCCGCATCCACGCCTCCAGCGGCAC encodes:
- a CDS encoding alpha/beta fold hydrolase; protein product: MPIFTAPDGTRLSYRESGEGEPLVVLPGGPLRASAYLGDLGGLAGRRRLVLLDLRGTGGSARPADPATYRCDRQVDDVEALRVHLGRERIDVLAHSAGGSLAMLYAARHPHRVSALVLVTVNPWALGRPATAEERLAAARLRRGEPWFDEAFPAFEAWLGGGAEPDWAVVAAFFHGRWDDAARAHEAAVDEQTCAEGEDRFLDPAAFDPPALRTALAEVSAPVLVLAGELDGGPRPGRARLVADAFPNAGFAVQAGAGHYPWLDDPGRFAARVGDFLETAGRRGAARSG